From the Hevea brasiliensis isolate MT/VB/25A 57/8 chromosome 13, ASM3005281v1, whole genome shotgun sequence genome, the window GAATTATGGCTAAAAGTTCCTCAGTTTTCAAGTAAATGAAGTTATTTTTATGTTACTTAAAACAATGACCACTAATATGTGGTGAGTGTACTAACGTTACAGCATAGCTCCAATGGTCCTGATGCATTAACAGTTTACAATACTAATGCCTTATGAACAGAAATTATAGTAGATGCAAGCCTGGAAAATGCATCCCAAAAATAACTTTTCAGATAGGAcatattgaatttaaattttgtgTCATTTTCTGTTTTAACATGTGTTCCATGGCTCTTGTGAAGTTCTTACAGAAGTATTACATTTTTGGCATGTCTGAGATTACTTTCATAAATATTTAGAATGGATTATAGTAGAAACATGCATAGGGTGGGTTTCTCATAGCTTGTGTCAAGTATGTGGTAATTAATATATTGAAGGTTAATTTTTCTTGGTGACAGCATGGTGCCATTCTGGCTGGGACATCAGTCCAAACAAGAATAAGTGCctgaaatatttagaaaattcccTATCATGGGTTGAGTCAGAGAACCTCTGCAAAAGCTATGGTGGACATTTGGCAGCATTGACATCTTCTCAAGAACTAAGCTTTGCAAAACAGCTGTGTGGCCAAATTGCTAATAGCTGCTGGGTTGGAGGAAGAGATATTGACTCCACTGTTGGTTTTGATTGGAAGTGGTCTGATAATTCATCATATTGGAATAAGTCAATATTTGCTGGGCCATCTTCTGATTCAAACTGCACCAGTTTGCCATGCCGCAACAATACTGGAGGTGATTTCTGTACATTGTTGAATAATGGTACCACTTGTCTCATGGAAGAGAGATGCAACATGTCTCATGCTTTTATTTGCATGCTTGATGTTGGTAAGCCTCCACAACATGTTACAGATAAATTGCTATTCATCCCTGATCTATATTTGTATGTATTTCCTTTTGAGGAAATATGTACTTGCTCACATGCCCATATTGTAGTTTTGAGTGTTTGGAAGTGTATAATGTTTTTCTGTCACTTGTGTGAAGAGAAGTGCTTGACAtgcttttcctttttgttttcctcttctctctctctctctctctctctctctctctctctctctctctctctctcctggtTACCAGAAAACAAATGCTACCACATGCACTGTCACAGGGAATATCTTATCATCCTTGCAGTTGTTAGTGGGTTGATCCTCTGCACGATGTTTGCTGTGGTGATTTGGCTTCTTGCTTGCAGACGGAGCAGGAAGCGCAGAAAGTCCCACAAATTATATAATCCTGCAGGTTCTGCATTAGTTCCGCCCTCATGGAAAGTCTTCACTGATGAGGAACTGAGGTCAATTACAaagaactttagtgaaggaaatcGTCTTCTTGGTGATGCAAAAACGGGTGGCACATATAGTGGTCTTCTTCCTGATGGATCAAGGGTTGCTGTTAAGAGATTGAAGAGATCCGGTTTCCAAAGGAAGAAGGATTTTTATTCTGAGATTGGAAGGGTTGCAAGGCTTCATCATCCAAATTTGGTGGCTATTAAAGGATGTTGCTATGATCATGGTGATCGCTATATTGTTTATGAGTTTATAGTTAATGGGCCCTTAGATAGATGGCTGCACCACATACCAAGGGGAGGGAGGAGCTTGGATTGGACTATGAGAATGAAAATAGCTACTACCCTTGCTCAAGGGATTGCGTGAGTATCCATGGCCTGTGTTACTTATTTGCAAACTGCATATTGTTACTAGTAACAGAAGCATGAGCAGTATTATTGTTAATCTTTGTTTTTGGAGACATCATGAAACATAAATGCCTGCTAACTTCGTTTTTGAAACATCATAAAACATGAATTTTTGCTAACTTTGTCTCTGAAATTTTGTTTTCTCTTTGCCTTGCTTTCTTCCTAAACTTTGCATCATCTTTGATTGCTGAATAACTGCCTGTTTGGTGGATTGGTTTGTGCAGCTTTTCCTAACTGCTCTTGCCCTTTTTCTTTTCTAACTGCAGCCCGTGGACCATAGTTTTTGGGCCAAAACCATGGTTGGGAGGCTCTATGGAGCTGGGCAAAATGCAGCCCATCCAAAGCCTCAAATAGGGTTTAATAAGGAAAGAAAAGTGTTACTACTGAAAAATTTTACGCTAAGGGATGATAAGATGTAGATTATTATTGGACTTTTCATAAATGTGTAGCCTATACCTAACCAATTAATCTCTGTGATGGTTTATTTTCTACTGACATAATGTCTTTTGCTTGGTTTCTCCTCGTGAATAGGTTCTTGCATGACAAGGTTAAGCCACATGTTGTGCATCGGGATATTCGTGCCAGCAACGTGCTTCTTGATGAAGAGTTTGGAGCACACTTGATGGGAGTTGGTCTGTCCAAGTTTGTGCCATGGGAAGTGATGCACGAGAGAACAGTGATGGCAGGTGGTACATATGGGTACGTTGCACCAGAATTTGTTTATAGAAATGAGCTTACAACGAAAAGTGATGTTTACAGCTTTGGAGTTCTGCTGTTAGAAATAGTCACTGGTCGCAGGCCTGCACAAGCAGTTGATTCAGTGGGTTGGCAAAGTATATTTGAGTGGGCCACACCGTTGGTTCAGGCACATCGCTATCCTGATCTCTTGGATCCTCTCATATCTTCATCTTCTTCCGAAATTCCGGAAGCTGGTGTGATTCAAAAGGTAGTGGACCTCGTATATACTTGCACACAACATGTGCCGTCAATGCGCCCGAGAATGTCTCATGTTGTCCATCAGCTACAGCAATTGGCCCAGTCATCCATTGTAAAATGAGGCAACCCGGCAGGATGCCCGGGGATTTTCTAACTACAAGATAACTGCAAAGGCATTCTTTGTCCCGACCATTGAGGGCTTGAGAAATTGCAGAATACTGAGAAGCAAGAGTTGGACTAACATAGATTCTAGTTTCTTAAATTTTGTTGTAGAATTTCCATTTCCTTATAAGCCAAGAATGCATTCCATCGCACTATAGATTATGCTGATCATTCTGTTTTGGACAGTGAATTTTGTGGGAAAAGGTCAAGCATCCAGCAGCTGCTGGTAAAAGATCTTAGGGAAGTTTAGTTTTAGGGAAAATTACTATTTAGGCAATATATTTTAACGGAACTAATTATTTAGTctttgtattttgaaaaatatattatttaatagctGTATTTTACTTCTATTAAACTATTTAGTATTTAGTCTCTTAGTCAAATCTTTCGTTATTTATGTTGAAAATATGGTTCGAGTCACTTATGTGGGTCAATCTAGATTTATTAGTCTTAAAATGTATAAGTCATGTACATTGCTAAAAGGTAGCAAAATCTAAAAGTTGTGTATATTAGTTAAaagatataattatttttaatagttaTACACACGAAGTTATGAAACTATTGGCTAAAAGGTGTCATGATATATAAATAGCTAAGTTTTGTCTTTGTGTGACTTTGGTTCTTGGCATCCTTAAAAGACTTTCCATTGATTCAATCCTGGAGCAATGGTTATTCTACAAATAATAAGGTGCTTATCTAGACTGTGCTTAATTTATGTGATTTATGTTTTTCATGTGATCATATGGTATATTAGTGAAATAAATATGGTAGAGATAGAGATCTTAAAGTAGTATGAATATGAGTTAGAACCCATAAATTGCAATCTATGTGTTAGATATATTAATTTGTTTTTAattcatattattcaaattactatttagtctctctattttaagaaaattaattagttgatccacgtattttaaaaaatactattatttaatttttatattttagtgaaattaattagttggtcaatatattttgaaaaatacagtcatggataaaaataaaaattttactatttAGAGACTAAATtcgaatttacattttttttaattttctaattttttatttattatttttacattttctCACCGGGAGAtaattttccttaattatttagaaatttaagaAAAACTGATTAACTTTTTTGTATAGACAGTTTGTACCATTTTTATCAAcagaaaaaatataaaaagaggATGAGGGGAGAGAAGGATGTGAGTATAGAGGAGAAAAAAtacagagaaagagagagaaataaaAGAGGATATGAGAGAAATAAGAGATAGAGAATTAGGGTAGTTTAGATATAAAAGATAATTATGAGATCAAATAGTTAATATAGTCAAATTATAgaaattaactaatatattttttttttaatatagagATTAAATAGTTTTcctaaaataaaagaattaaatagtaGTTTGATCAATATTCACAAATCGAGAAATTAATGagagactaaataatttaatgaaagtaaaatattaaaattaaataatatatttaaaaaaaaataaaaataaaataattaattttattaaaatataaatagtaaatagtaatttacctttaATTTTACCTTGAACTGTGGTTATCAAAATACTATTATTCAACCACTGCCGGTTCATAACATAAAAGATTACCTTCCAAATTTCATTTAAAACCTTGATTAaattatcttaaatttttttaagattatttattatttaagggtaattatttatgaaattaatttttatttacctTGTGAAAAATAAAGTAATATTTTAGCTTTAATTTAGTAGTTTAAAAGGAATGAAAATAGAAATGTGTCAGAAATGGGATTTGAACCTACGCTCTCTCACGAGGACcagaactcataattattttaaaacactcactattatttttttaaaataataacaaaaattcaaaaaatgataaattattatatattcattaaaattatatcataattaataAGTTTCATATTGTTGACAATCGAGTTAAATTGATTACAATTGAAGGAGAGCggctaattgatttttttttttcaaaagagggttaactaattatttatattatatataaatgcatgaagaaagaatattggcTTTgtcgaaattattttttatttttaaaattaattataattatatttttttatttaaattaattttaaaatttaagggttaaacgtgctcgtttgagagaaatcctaagatgggtgacttcctgggaagttctccattccacctatgggacaaaaccgtgaggcttatgtccaaagcggataattcctctagtggttggagcccgatcattacaattagtatcagagccgctcgcgtgtcctcttgggcgatggtgggacaAACCTCAACAAGGACACTGAGTCCTGaaaggggggagaaaggtcctttaggcaaatcccacattggcaaagcaccgagatagtcttgggttcaaaaagtaatgatatataagataggggaactaatcactaaaaacgtcttttggtggaatgacctggagagttggaagaactccagggttaagcgtgctcgcttgagagaaaactgtgaggcttatagccaaagcggacaattcctctagtggttggagcccgatcgttacattaTCAATTTAATCTCAAAATATTACTTTCAATTTTAGCAATTAGCCTAATTAGATTATTTAATTGATAAAAGTAATTaaaatatttgtatatattattaatattagttagtctttttaatttttatattaattttagcaattattctcatattgataaaaaaatattattttaattaatttatctattattttaaaaattataattatatttattttggttttgttattttttttcttaaatttgaaataaaatgataGGAAAGATATAAATTAAAAGTATAAGTAGAAAGAAATagcgataaaaaaaattaaaaatttagataataatattagatatattattcatttattattttttttatcaatatgaaatttgttaaaattaataaaaatactaaaattattgaatatattaagaaaactaaaaaaacagctaaaattgataataaatgaaaaaaatttgaattattttatcaattgatgagttaattatttttaattaaatttataattaaaattgaaaatatttggaaagatttatgattaaattgatataattaaaagttttaattaaaattgataattgacataaaggttttgatttttctttgtcttttaactttatttaattatgtaaatatatgaatatttagacttatattaaaaaataaaattaatatatgatatataattataataatatatttttaaattatataatttaacttttcaTCAATATAATTTATCATATATACTTTTTGGTTTTAAATACTTAGGTGAGTGATTGAATGAATTTATTAATTCACTCACCTAACTTTTTCACTTATAGTGTTGTTTTGTTTTctaataattaactaataaataTAAAAGTTTTTTTTAACCTACAGTCAAAATTAATTCAAATCAGTTAATATGATATAATTTTGATTATTGGTTTCTCTTCTAgtcataattttaattatgaaattatttcaatttttattgcttattaaaaataataaatacttaaaataaaactaaaattctcaaaaattaaaaaaaatgactaTAATAGCaagaatttgaaaaaaaaattaaaaagtaggAATTGGTGAACACCAGGATTTTCAAAAAtatcatttattatttttattatttataaaaatacaaaaaaaaaatttatgaaaaattattagTTCTGAAATTCTTATTGCAATAATATAAAGTCAAGCAATAAAACGCATATTTTTTACCTTACAATCTCTATTTTAAATAgactataataaaattattaaaaaagttgaaactattttaaaaataacttttagtaaataataaaataaaaatgtttaTATTCCCATATCATATTtatggtattttatttataatattttaatcactaaagtaatatatattaaaaattctatttcatatgttttatttataatatttcaattgaCTAAAGTaatataacttattaattttattttcttataacttTTTTGAATTAACTTTAGTTACAAGTAAAATATAGTCAtataaatgaataattaaatttaattggatattgaaaataatatataatgataatattatattatataaaaaaattaaaagaaaattatgtataaaaaagttTTAAATCATGAGTTTATGTAATAAATAAATCAATATATAATACATGCTAAGATAAAAACTAATTGCTTAAAGTTAAAGAGTGAAATTGGGTTTTCGCCGCCTTTATTTTTTTGTTACACTTTTATTTTAGGCCCATCGACTAAATAAATCTAAACATTTACTTTAATTGttgattatatataaaatttttaattttggatgatttaattataactttaaaaattgaagaaattatattcaaaacctataatttaatttgagaattttatCTTTTATCACATGGGATGCCAAGTGACTTAACAAGttacaattttaatatttttttgagtTGATTCATCTCTCTCTTCTAAGCGATCAAGCTCACAAGATATAAATCAAATGAAACAACTTAGCAGATTGGAGGTTGCTCTTTCTTTTACATGAGAATCAACAATAACTATACTGTGATTATTAGTTAGTAGCAATGCTAATGTGGCTTATGTGTATTCAAGTTTGTTACTGAGTTGGTTCAAGTAACTTGATGGTATGTTGTCTGAAATAGATTATCTTTCTTTGGTTcctttttgtgattttttttaaagaaatctaATTAATTATGTTTATTGTGAATTATTATGCCATTCATCATGCAAGAAATGGAAGCCAAATCACTAATTTTTGTTTCAATAATGAATCATAACATAATCTGATGAATAATTAGTATCTTGTGAGCTTGATTGCTTAGAACTAAGAGTAGGAGATCGAgatgaatcaaataaaaaaaaaattaaaaattgtgaCTTGTCAAGTCACTTTAACATCTCATATGGCAAAAGTCAAAATCCCTAAATTAGATTTAGAGTActggataaaatttttttaaccttaaaagttatgattaaattgtctaaaattaaaaattttggataTAACTAACAACCAACTTAACAGTTTGAATTTCTTTGGccaataaacttttattttatattatatgcaGCTGAGATTTTCATAGgactatttaatattaattagtcTTAACAATTTATTGTTTTATTATATTGGTTACACTTTTGTAAATATAACTACCAACAATGTATTTATTCAGTAATAAGTTCTaatccccaacctctttaaactaGGAATGGCAACATATCTAATATTTTTGAGCATTTAATTTGACTGAACCTTAATTATAGTAATGATCTCTGATAGCATATAATTGAGTTTGAggtgaatttaagtttaaaaaataatatttatatggaGTTCAGatcgaatttaaattttatatattgaataTTTATAACTAAATTCTATTTACATAAATTCTTATTTaaatgtaaaatatatatattttataataatatttatcattttttatatattacatttaaataaatgaaattaaaatattttataattttataaaattattctatttttcttataaaatttttagtCTATACCATTAAGTCTCTTTGTAAGTGGGTCAATTatactgatttttttttaaattacatatattgataataaagataaataatataaacatatGTCAATGGGTCAatcactcaatttttttttttaaaagagtcCTAAGATGAGTAGATAAAAGATAAAATTAGAAAACTTAGCAAATACTTGTAAAGTCGAAACTGCTTTCTAAGAAAAAAAACACATTTTACATATTgttctattaaaaaaataaattaaaaaaattattttattattttaatatttttatctttaaaacttattaaatttaattttaaattattttttaatactatttaattaatatatttacaaaaataattttcttaacaatGCTCAAATATCAATGTCAAACAAGTCCTAAGAATTCAAGTCTATGGTAGATAATAAATAATGAAGCAATTATgcaatattttcaaaaaataaactcgattaagataattataaaattattttatttttcttgctccattattgttatatattgaaaatttttatgtgttataataatttttttctcagtagataatttattattgtatataaaattttttcttttaaattgagtaaaataaattttttttggaCCTCACTGACTTCATGTCGGCTCCACCCCTAgtcaaatattttaaatttgaatttttttcaatatgaaataaatatttaatagatacTTTTTCACAAGGGATAACGATTTTTCATAGAttcgttatatatatatatatatatataaatttattttttttggaCCTCACTGACTTCATCTCGGCTCCACCCCTAgtcaaatattttaaatttgaattttcttcaatatgaaataaatatttaatagatacTTTTCCACAAGGGATAACGATTTTTCATAGAttcgttatatatatatatatatatatatatatatatatatatatatatatatatataaatttatttttttatatagtcATAAATGAATGTCATATTTAAGCAATTAACTTTAAAATATATCATTTGTCAGtcaatttttattgttttctgTTGATTTTCATAAGCCAATTGATAAAAAATGTTACTTGATAacgatattaattaattaatatgaaaataaaaatataaaaataataattatttaaaatttagttgaatggtttaatttttaaaatttgaaataaaaaatgatattgaatattggttctatttatttatatatatatatatgaattaattaaaaaatataaataatttactatttattaatactaaaaaataaatttatttttcacttCTCTTGAATATTAAATATAGTACTTATTAAAATTTCTCTCTTTTCATTATCTGATTTaggtaatttaattattttttatatgattatatttttaattatttattattattatttttttaaaaactttattatttgtatatatattatgCTTCGAGTAAtagatatttttataaaaaaaattaaaatttaaaattatttaatatttagaaaacataaaaattatcattaattttattcattatttaaaaaaatatattaattaattaagtaatgattaaaataaaataaaaaaaattcatattaatgaaattttataatataattataaaaaaatatataaatttatattattaaaataaaataataaataatttatacaacGCATAAATAAAATTAGTAATGTCGATTTCCGATTCGTTCTgcatataataacaagtatgtacatttttattattaatctTGTGGTAGAAGTGTTTATAATTTTCAACTCATATACGTCTAAGTCTACTGCTGTGACAACTGACAAGACTATAGTGCCCCACGTTGAAAGGTGATAAATCACAAATGTGTCCGATTGCATAGGTTGCTAAATTATGGTTGAGATTGATTCGATTTGCTCATTAGATTGACATATAAAAATATTAGATTTTAATCAATTTGCAGGCACAAACAATGGGTTCcattttctaaaaaataaaaaaaaaattacattctaAGCTTTTGATTCTTAGTAGAAACGAGAATGAGCCGAGTTTTTACGAGTATTCGGTCCAATAGAATTTTAATAGAAtggatttatattttaatatattaaaatttattttttattattataaataaatttattattaagaaaattttattctaaatatgATTGTAAAATATTGTTATTTAAAATCTAAACcttagataaaattttaaattatattttaaattaaattacatattaaaatctaactaaatttattctaataattatttataaaatgtatcaaataataatgtattattattattattattaaccgaGCCGAATTTGAAAGTTTTACCTATGCTACTCACCGTGACTGGCATCAATCTCTCTCTTCCAACTCCGATTCCCTTCTGTATACCTACACACAGGTTCTAGCCCAAACTTATGCCGGTGAATTGAATTAATATTATCCTCTCCTTGTACTGGAATTGG encodes:
- the LOC131169133 gene encoding C-type lectin receptor-like tyrosine-protein kinase At1g52310, translating into MELELTLLQFSVLLTAFIVPRFAVSETISNDTVHGPLVASKNESSKAWCHSGWDISPNKNKCLKYLENSLSWVESENLCKSYGGHLAALTSSQELSFAKQLCGQIANSCWVGGRDIDSTVGFDWKWSDNSSYWNKSIFAGPSSDSNCTSLPCRNNTGGDFCTLLNNGTTCLMEERCNMSHAFICMLDVENKCYHMHCHREYLIILAVVSGLILCTMFAVVIWLLACRRSRKRRKSHKLYNPAGSALVPPSWKVFTDEELRSITKNFSEGNRLLGDAKTGGTYSGLLPDGSRVAVKRLKRSGFQRKKDFYSEIGRVARLHHPNLVAIKGCCYDHGDRYIVYEFIVNGPLDRWLHHIPRGGRSLDWTMRMKIATTLAQGIAFLHDKVKPHVVHRDIRASNVLLDEEFGAHLMGVGLSKFVPWEVMHERTVMAGGTYGYVAPEFVYRNELTTKSDVYSFGVLLLEIVTGRRPAQAVDSVGWQSIFEWATPLVQAHRYPDLLDPLISSSSSEIPEAGVIQKVVDLVYTCTQHVPSMRPRMSHVVHQLQQLAQSSIVK